Genomic window (Spirosoma sp. KCTC 42546):
CAGACGTTTTAAATAAGAATGAGTAAATAGAAAGTGAGCGTACAGAATGGGCTTCTTTTGTCACCGTACGTGAGGAATTCGCCCTTGGTTGCGTTAGGGCCTAGGTTATACGGATAAGCTTTATCATAGTACTTGCCAGCCTGGAACCGTATTTGTTTTTAACCTGATTGGATTTTGCCCCGCAAATGGCGACGTTTGCGCCGTTTCTTTTCAACTAGCATTTCCTTCCATGAACGACTCGAAACTTAGTGAACTCTTCCCAACCAGCGAAGCCCAGATCCCTGCCGAGTACCGAATTGAACCCATTCACCAGCGCGAGTATTTGCTTGACGGCGAAATGCGTCAGTGGACTGGCGCTGTTTCAGAAGTATACTCGCCCGTTTGTTTACCAGATGCGGAGGGTACGTTACAACGCCAGCTCGTCGGTAGTTTTCCCGTAACAGGTCCTACCGAAGCCGTTGAAGCCCTGAATGCTGCTGTAGCTGCTTACGATAATGGCCGGGGTGAGTGGCCCCAGATGTCGGTGGCGGGCCGGATTGCCTGCATGGAAACCTTCATCGGGAAAATGCTGGAGCAGCGGACGCTGGTTATTAATCTGATTATGTGGGAGATCGGCAAGAACCTCGCCGATGCAACCAAGGAGTTCGACCGTACCGTGAAATACATTTACGATACGATCGATACGCTCAAAAATATGGACCGCAACTCGTCGCGGTTTCGGATTGAAGAAGGAATTATCGGGCAGATTCGGCGGTCGCCGTTGGGGGTGGTGCTGGCGATGGGGCCGTTTAACTATCCGCTCAACGAAACATACACCACGCTGATTCCGGCGATTCTGATGGGAAACACGATTCTGTTCAAGACACCCAAACATGGATCACTACTGCATTATCCACTCTTGGAAGCGTTCCGTACCAGTTTTCCGAAGGGTGTTGTTAACTCCCTCTATGGCCGGGGGGCCAATGTGATTCCACCGGTCATGCAGTCGGGAAAAGTTAACGTTCTGACGCTCATTGGCTCCAGCCGGGTAGCCGACGAACTGCAACGGCAGCACCCGAAGCTCAATCGCCTTCGGTCGATTATGAGCCTGGATGCCAAGAACGCAGCCATCATTCTGCCCGATGCGGATTTGAATATAGCTGTTCAGGAATGTCTGCTGGGTACCTTATCCTTTAACGGCCAGCGTTGTACGGCTATTAAAATTATCTGGGCGCATCGGTCCGTTGCCGATAAGTTCCTGGCGCAATTTGGTCCGGAAGTTAGTAAGCTTAAACCCGGAATGCCCTGGGATGCTAAAGTGCAGATTACACCCCTGCCCGAACCAACAAAACCACAATATCTGGCCGATATTATTGCCGATGCGGCAGCGGGTGGGGCGTCGATCGTGAACGAAGGTGGCGGAGAAACGACAGCATCTCTGTTCAAGCCAGCTGTGGTTTAC
Coding sequences:
- a CDS encoding NADP-dependent glyceraldehyde-3-phosphate dehydrogenase encodes the protein MNDSKLSELFPTSEAQIPAEYRIEPIHQREYLLDGEMRQWTGAVSEVYSPVCLPDAEGTLQRQLVGSFPVTGPTEAVEALNAAVAAYDNGRGEWPQMSVAGRIACMETFIGKMLEQRTLVINLIMWEIGKNLADATKEFDRTVKYIYDTIDTLKNMDRNSSRFRIEEGIIGQIRRSPLGVVLAMGPFNYPLNETYTTLIPAILMGNTILFKTPKHGSLLHYPLLEAFRTSFPKGVVNSLYGRGANVIPPVMQSGKVNVLTLIGSSRVADELQRQHPKLNRLRSIMSLDAKNAAIILPDADLNIAVQECLLGTLSFNGQRCTAIKIIWAHRSVADKFLAQFGPEVSKLKPGMPWDAKVQITPLPEPTKPQYLADIIADAAAGGASIVNEGGGETTASLFKPAVVYPVKEGMKLYREEQFGPVIPVVVYDDVEEFIDYLITDDHGMQASIFGTDTAEISKLIDPLVNLVSRVNINAQCQRGPDTFPFTGRKDSAEGTLSVEDALRSFSIRSAVATKDTPGNKAILNDIVGHHQSTFLSTNFIF